A genome region from Dickeya dadantii NCPPB 898 includes the following:
- a CDS encoding prepilin-type N-terminal cleavage/methylation domain-containing protein, whose amino-acid sequence MSWRNERPRRDPCAGFSLPETLVAALLFAVSLTGLLQYHQILQQSLLHQMQQRQAWRLAHQQLETEGADSVSPPQIVPAGWGVSREEQRHPPACRRVTVTVVTPYRYRAVLGRWFCDAPDAVVQRDSP is encoded by the coding sequence GTGTCCTGGCGCAATGAAAGGCCGCGTCGTGATCCCTGCGCCGGGTTCAGTCTGCCGGAAACGCTGGTCGCAGCACTGTTATTCGCGGTTTCGCTGACTGGACTCTTGCAATATCATCAGATACTTCAGCAATCGTTGTTGCATCAGATGCAGCAGCGTCAGGCGTGGCGGCTGGCTCATCAGCAACTGGAAACCGAAGGTGCCGACAGCGTTTCACCGCCGCAAATCGTTCCCGCCGGATGGGGCGTGAGCCGGGAAGAACAGCGCCATCCCCCGGCCTGTCGCCGCGTGACGGTGACCGTGGTGACGCCCTATCGCTATCGTGCGGTGCTCGGCCGCTGGTTTTGTGATGCCCCTGACGCGGTTGTACAACGTGACAGCCCATAG